In the genome of Halobacterium noricense, one region contains:
- a CDS encoding VOC family protein produces the protein MTGLERIDHAKLHVQDLDTAVDFYTSAMGLVELSRRNRTAYLSTGLEGSFDLAVAEGGTGVEHVALRATNEAVVNQFAERLSSHDLDITRTGGTGPGIQESVRFKLPSGVPVEIVSIEEPEYSHADVSDLGRAGHAPSAIDHIQFFTPDLPADLSFLRDTVGLAVSDIAGPRDDPEIAFTRCNTFHHDIALKAKPELSHTSLHHFAWGFDSLEHMKVFLDTVTNRGSEFERGIGRHFAGNNLYAYIWEPGGNRFELCAEMAAVRTETVNHVEDYESATTAWGPSAPPSFETGSGLVRSDDDSAIDN, from the coding sequence ATGACGGGGTTAGAGCGGATCGACCATGCAAAGCTGCATGTACAGGACTTGGATACAGCCGTTGACTTCTATACGAGCGCGATGGGGCTCGTAGAGCTGAGTCGTCGTAACAGGACAGCGTATCTCAGTACGGGCCTCGAAGGATCCTTCGACCTTGCTGTCGCTGAAGGTGGCACTGGTGTCGAGCACGTTGCACTGCGTGCAACTAACGAAGCCGTCGTGAATCAATTTGCCGAGCGGTTGTCTTCGCACGATCTCGATATTACTCGTACCGGGGGCACTGGGCCGGGCATCCAGGAGAGTGTTCGATTCAAGTTACCATCGGGAGTACCGGTTGAGATTGTCTCGATCGAAGAACCGGAATATTCGCATGCTGACGTTTCGGATTTGGGGCGGGCAGGCCATGCGCCTTCTGCGATCGACCACATTCAGTTCTTCACGCCCGACCTCCCGGCAGATCTATCCTTCCTGCGCGACACTGTCGGTCTGGCTGTCTCGGATATCGCCGGCCCTCGTGACGACCCAGAAATCGCCTTCACACGCTGTAACACTTTCCACCACGATATCGCCCTGAAGGCGAAACCGGAGCTATCCCACACTAGTCTCCATCACTTCGCATGGGGCTTCGACAGTCTCGAACACATGAAGGTGTTCCTAGATACGGTCACAAATCGTGGAAGTGAATTTGAACGGGGAATTGGCCGGCATTTTGCTGGGAACAATCTCTACGCATATATCTGGGAACCTGGCGGAAACCGGTTCGAGCTGTGTGCGGAGATGGCGGCTGTCCGGACGGAAACGGTGAATCACGTCGAGGACTACGAGAGCGCCACGACAGCTTGGGGGCCGTCTGCACCACCGTCCTTCGAAACCGGCTCTGGGTTAGTGCGTTCTGACGACGATTCGGCTATAGACAACTGA
- a CDS encoding IclR family transcriptional regulator yields MGNDTPPIKSVQRAFRVFHALWELQSAGPSELASYLDLSKSTAHVYLRSLEETGYVVNHNGEYELSYQFLTVGSQLKYRNRLFQVSEAEMNQLARDTGELVTLVIEQAGESVLIHQEHGDQALELGMYPGLTIPLHSHASGKLFLTHMSEERREEVFDRHGLEPVTEATITDRNTLLAELEQIRDAGYAYDWDQQVRGMGVIAQPIVVEDELEGVLSVACPTGRLQEEKYRDELRQKLQGAVDTISIKFQYGN; encoded by the coding sequence ATGGGGAACGACACGCCGCCAATCAAGTCCGTGCAACGGGCCTTCAGAGTATTTCACGCACTCTGGGAGCTACAGAGCGCTGGCCCATCTGAATTGGCCTCATATCTCGATCTCTCGAAGAGTACAGCTCACGTGTATCTCCGATCTCTTGAGGAAACCGGCTACGTCGTGAACCACAACGGTGAGTACGAACTCAGCTACCAGTTCTTGACTGTTGGCTCACAGCTGAAGTACCGGAACCGGCTGTTTCAGGTTTCTGAAGCGGAGATGAACCAACTCGCTCGTGACACTGGAGAACTGGTGACGTTGGTCATCGAGCAGGCCGGAGAGTCTGTGCTCATCCATCAGGAACACGGAGATCAAGCTCTGGAACTGGGGATGTATCCTGGACTCACGATTCCACTTCACTCGCACGCGTCCGGGAAGCTATTCTTGACACATATGTCTGAGGAGCGGCGGGAGGAGGTTTTCGATCGGCATGGGCTTGAGCCAGTGACAGAAGCGACGATTACGGATCGGAATACACTCTTGGCCGAACTAGAACAGATTCGGGACGCTGGATACGCGTATGATTGGGATCAGCAGGTCCGTGGAATGGGTGTCATCGCGCAACCGATTGTCGTAGAGGACGAACTTGAAGGAGTACTCTCCGTCGCCTGTCCAACAGGCCGCTTACAGGAGGAGAAGTATCGGGACGAGTTACGGCAGAAACTTCAGGGTGCTGTCGATACGATTAGTATCAAGTTCCAGTACGGCAACTAG